The Prionailurus viverrinus isolate Anna chromosome B2, UM_Priviv_1.0, whole genome shotgun sequence genome contains the following window.
aggccccccacccccccgcttgGGGCAAAGTCTCTAAAGTCAGAGAGCAGGGCAGGAAAGCTAAGGGCAACAGATCTAAGGCACTTTGTATTAAACAGCCAAGAGCCACGGCTGAGAGCTGAGAGAAATCTCTCCAAGGCTCTCTGGAAGGAGAGAGATCTCCCAGGCACCTCTCAGGGTTTGGAAAGCCAGGGGTGCGGTAGTAAagcacaaagagaagagaagggaccccGGAGAGCAAAAAATCCTGGTTTTTCAATTCAACTTCCACTGATTCTTTACTACAGGACGAAGCAAATGAAGACAACTTACCAGTTCAGGTGGAGGATGCGGATTCAAAGTTAAAGAGATGCGCCAAAGATAAGGAGCATGCTCTCACagctcttatttttaaagtaaaaccaaGATGTATAAATTGCATGATGGAAAGTAGTTGATCCGCCTTGTTGAAAGCTACAGCTCTCCtttctcaaatagaaaaaaagaaaaaagtggcttTTGAGTCTTACTCGGATACATGTGTGTATAAAGTGGGTCAATGAATTTGAGAAGCAACAGAGAGTAGGAAGTTAGAAGAGAAATGGGAGGGTTGTAGGGTCcaacagagaaaggaggacaaGCAGAGGGTGGATCTGCGGCTGCGCGGCTCCCTGACACCTGCCGGCAGGTGGATCCGGATCCAGGCGCGCGCTCCGGGGACAAAGGTTTCCCGCCTCCCTTCTCGGAGTTGATCCACGCGGGCCTGAGCTCCTCTGCTCTCTCAGGCCCAGCTAGCGGCCCAAACTACGAACTCGCCCTGGTCTCGACTTCTTTTGTCATGGATTTGGGGTGTCTGAGTTCTCTGGGGACGGAGAAGGGTCGGAGGCTCTCGAGAGGGGGCGGTGCCTTCCCGCCGACGCCAGCCCAGCACTCGGGCGCCACCGCGCGTCCCGCGGGCCGCCCTGCAGCTCCGGCTCCGGGACACCATTTCAGACTCGGGGCCGCGCGCCGCGGGGTGCGGGGTCCCGGGCCCCCAGGGTCTGGGCGGAGCCGACCTGCTCCAACCGTTCCCGGGAGCCGGGAGTGTGCGCTGCGCGGCGGCGGCTCCGCGGTCGGCCCCTCCCGGGCTGGGTAGGAGAGAGGAAGCCCCGCTCGGCGCCGTCTATGTGCTTCTGCAGTTTGGGAAGGACCGGGTTTTCCCGGGAAGGAGCCCGGCTCAGCTGTGTCGACCCTGGGAcgtctcctttccctttctttctagaAGAAACAGCGTGTCCGAGCCTTCCGTAGGGAAAGGCGCTCGTCACCCTTGGTTCGTGGTGACTTTAAAGTACGTAAGTAAAGGGAGCGCGCCAAGGCGGGCcggttagctcagttggttagagcGTGGTGCTAATAACGCCAAGGTCGCGGGTTCGATCCCCGTACGGGCCACGCTGTgtgctgtttttccttttgcgGTTACCCCATCACGTGGAATCTGCAGCCCTTACAGCTGTTACGGAGAGTTCTACGCCGCCACTGCCGAGCGGTGCTTCTGGAAGCCTTGTTTTTGTGAAAGAAGCAATGGCGCCCGAGAGTCCGGCTGGAAGGGCTTGTAAAGGAACGGAGGGAGGGAACGCGGGGCGGTAGGGACGGTCACAGGGCCTGCGCTCCTCGGGAGAGCCTGCCCTGCGGCAGTCCGGGCTTCCGGAGGCGCTCGCCGCCGCGGCTGCTCCCTCCGTCCGGAGTGGGGGCCGCCCCGGACCCCCGGAAAGAGCAGGAGCTCGGGCCCAGGCCGCGCACGCTCGGCGGGCGCGCGGGAAGCCTCGGGCCGCCTCGGGTCCTAGCGCCCGCCCGGTCCTTTTCCGGAGGTCCTGCCCCGGGTCCTAGCGCCCGCCGATCTTTCCCGGAGTTCTTTCCACCGGCTTCTCCAGGCCGCTGGCTCTGCCCCGCTGGCCGCCCACGTGCCCTGCGCTTCCCCCTGTGGCCGAGTTCCGGGCAGCCACGAAAGTGACATGAGCCATACTGATTAAATAGCAACGTAAGCAGTGCCTGGAGCGAGGGGCCGGGGACGTTAGGAGATGCTCAGTGAATCCCAGAAAGCGGGGCTTCGTCTGTGTGGTCGGTGCTGCACCCTCTAGGTCAAGAACAGTGCCGGGCGCAAAGCTAAAGGCtgaaaaacctattttaaaaaactaacaagGAATATTCAGTACTTCATTGTATGTGAAATACCGCACCCACAGATGTGAAGTACGAGGACTCTTCAGGCCGATGCTGAGCTGGGCGGACCTGCGCTCGCCCACAGCCTGCGAGGAGACTCAGCCCCGCGCccacagcacggagcccggccCTTCTACCCCTTCCTGCGAGCCTGATGAGCCTCCCGGTTTCCGGCTGGCTCGGATAAGGTAATACCTTCTGGTATCAGTAACTACATGGGCTGCTTCTCGGGTCACTCTGCCACCTGTCACCACTGTCTCCCCTGTGGAAGGAAGTGCTACCCTCCCTTTCTTGTATATTCTCCTCTACACGTGCCTCTGTAAATATGAACATGCATTTCTCTCAGTGTGGCATAAAGTGTTACATTGTGGGCACTGTTTTGCATCCTGCTTTTTCCTACTCTCTGTGTCTTGGAGCATCTACACAGAGCCGGCACATGGCACAGCCACTGTTAGACGCTATTAGGACACAGCCCATTTTCAGTCGAGTTGGTCCAGCTGGCCAGAAGCTGAATGAGAACTTTTCAATCCATTTCCCCCCTGAGTCGGGAGGTACACAAGCAGGGCTGGAGAGAGGACGGGAAGAGGACagctttcttccattttctgtgaTAATGTGGATAAAACACTTTCTGTGCGAAACCGTAGGATAGAGCTCCAAAGCACACCGTTGATCGAAGGAAATTTTGTATAGATGTGTTCAAAGGtaattttttcaggaaaagtTAAAACGATGAGTCAGATAGATAG
Protein-coding sequences here:
- the LOC125165617 gene encoding uncharacterized protein LOC125165617: MKILHSTVSKSKLKVDPDPGARSGDKGFPPPFSELIHAGLSSSALSGPASGPNYELALPSTRAPPRVPRAALQLRLRDTISDSGPRAAGCGVPGPQGLGGADLLQPFPGAGSVRCAAAAPRSAPPGLGRREEAPLGAVYVLLQFGKDRVFPGRSPAQLCRPWDVSFPFLSRRNSVSEPSVGKGARHPWFVVTLKCEVRGLFRPMLSWADLRSPTACEETQPRAHSTEPGPSTPSCEPDEPPGFRLARIRKHLSAGRVPSSPQHSFQNSGGFWSRILELQARSCCHSSPGTSSFV